The proteins below come from a single Asanoa ferruginea genomic window:
- a CDS encoding serine hydrolase has translation MLAAVLLITAATALAIYYVTPKQQVTVAAAKRPSPGADRARAHPIRVGTVDVPVEGFLSWALLDRQNGHITGSPNMAEPSDTMSMVKAWLAADYLRVSAEKGEEPSGFRLGQLTIMIRDSDNAAAIEVYELAGGHDSILRMIEICGLTDSQAHPNNWSNTVISARDTVRLASCIADGRAAGDRWTPWLLSEMRGVRGTGDFGVRRALPEPASSEVAIKNGWLLRDEDGLWHMACLAVTDRWAIGVLVRYPGTLGFDYGANVCQAVGAQLLAPTTRLASPSP, from the coding sequence GTGCTGGCGGCCGTCCTGCTGATCACCGCCGCCACGGCGCTCGCGATCTACTACGTGACGCCGAAGCAGCAGGTCACGGTCGCCGCGGCCAAACGACCCTCACCCGGCGCCGACCGGGCCCGGGCGCACCCGATCCGGGTCGGCACCGTCGACGTGCCGGTCGAGGGGTTCCTGTCGTGGGCACTGCTCGACCGGCAGAACGGGCACATCACCGGGTCGCCGAACATGGCCGAGCCAAGCGACACCATGTCGATGGTCAAAGCTTGGCTGGCCGCCGATTATTTAAGAGTTTCCGCAGAGAAAGGCGAGGAGCCTTCGGGTTTTCGCTTGGGACAGCTCACCATCATGATCCGCGACAGCGACAACGCGGCAGCCATCGAGGTGTATGAACTAGCCGGCGGCCACGACTCGATCCTGCGCATGATCGAAATATGCGGCCTCACCGACAGCCAGGCGCACCCGAACAACTGGAGCAACACGGTGATCTCGGCCCGCGACACGGTTCGCCTTGCATCATGCATTGCCGACGGGCGAGCGGCAGGCGACCGGTGGACGCCTTGGCTTCTATCGGAGATGCGCGGCGTACGCGGAACCGGCGATTTCGGTGTTCGCCGCGCCTTACCAGAACCGGCATCGTCCGAAGTAGCGATCAAGAACGGCTGGCTACTTCGCGACGAAGACGGCCTCTGGCACATGGCATGCCTGGCGGTGACAGATCGGTGGGCGATCGGAGTGCTGGTGCGCTATCCCGGCACCCTCGGCTTCGACTACGGCGCGAACGTCTGCCAGGCGGTCGGCGCCCAACTGCTGGCCCCCACGACCCGGCTGGCGTCCCCGTCCCCCTGA
- a CDS encoding GNAT family N-acetyltransferase, giving the protein MTTALDTRRLPAAVEVRRVRPGDAAITRALRLEMLADSPLAFLETLAQAAARPHAEYAARIAEHSTGDRVAQFIAVADGRVIAHAGGTAIADEPGVTVIFAVYVTPTWRGKGLTSALTAAVSEWSRTAGRPDLMLEVVVGNDRAVRAYERVGFVDTGVRLPHPTTAAMTELQMRRRA; this is encoded by the coding sequence GTGACCACCGCCCTGGACACCCGCCGCCTGCCGGCGGCGGTCGAGGTCCGCCGGGTACGCCCCGGCGACGCGGCCATCACCCGCGCCCTGCGCCTGGAGATGCTCGCCGACTCCCCGCTCGCCTTCCTGGAGACGCTGGCCCAGGCGGCGGCACGCCCCCACGCCGAATACGCGGCCCGGATCGCCGAGCACTCGACCGGCGACCGGGTAGCCCAGTTCATCGCCGTGGCCGACGGCCGGGTGATCGCCCACGCCGGCGGCACCGCGATCGCCGACGAGCCCGGCGTGACGGTGATCTTCGCCGTCTATGTCACCCCGACCTGGCGCGGCAAGGGCCTGACCTCGGCGCTGACGGCCGCGGTGAGCGAGTGGTCGCGCACGGCCGGCCGCCCCGACCTCATGCTGGAGGTGGTGGTGGGCAACGACCGCGCGGTCCGCGCCTACGAACGGGTCGGCTTCGTCGACACCGGCGTGCGCCTCCCCCACCCGACCACGGCGGCCATGACCGAACTCCAGATGCGCCGCCGCGCCTGA
- a CDS encoding cold-shock protein, which translates to MAQGTVKWFNSEKGYGFIAVDGGQDVFVHFSAIEMDGYKSLDDGQRVEFEIAQGQKGPQAEQVRLIA; encoded by the coding sequence GTGGCACAGGGCACCGTCAAGTGGTTCAACAGTGAAAAGGGCTACGGTTTCATCGCGGTCGATGGAGGCCAGGACGTGTTCGTCCACTTCTCCGCGATCGAGATGGACGGCTACAAGTCTCTCGACGACGGCCAGCGCGTCGAGTTCGAGATCGCGCAGGGTCAGAAGGGCCCGCAGGCGGAGCAGGTCCGCCTAATCGCTTGA
- a CDS encoding gamma-glutamylcyclotransferase family protein, translated as MPLLFSYGTLRNPAVQRANFGRLLHGRDDALPGYRMTLLEVTDPDVVALSGTARHPVVAPTGDPGDQVPGVVFELTDAELLAADGYEVSDYRRDLLPLASGAEAWVYVSAA; from the coding sequence ATGCCACTGCTCTTCTCCTACGGCACCCTGCGCAACCCGGCGGTCCAGCGCGCCAACTTCGGCCGGTTGTTGCACGGCCGCGACGACGCCCTGCCCGGCTACCGGATGACCCTGCTGGAGGTCACCGACCCGGATGTGGTCGCGCTGAGCGGCACGGCACGCCACCCGGTGGTCGCCCCGACCGGCGACCCCGGCGACCAGGTCCCCGGGGTCGTCTTCGAGCTCACCGACGCGGAACTGTTGGCCGCCGACGGCTACGAGGTCTCCGACTACCGCCGCGACCTGCTGCCCCTGGCCTCCGGCGCCGAGGCCTGGGTCTACGTGAGCGCCGCGTGA